One segment of Sphingomonas qomolangmaensis DNA contains the following:
- the uvrC gene encoding excinuclease ABC subunit UvrC, whose translation MSSPNTPDRFNEDKATFAVKGSDAPDLDAGVAAIRNVVATLPVRPGVYRMQDARGDVLYVGKAKALKNRVTNYTQVTRLTKRLQRMVAQTRSMTIVTTNNEAEALLLEAQLIKRYRPAYNVLLRDDKSFPFILLRGDHDFPRVQLHRGARRSKGDYYGPFAGAGQVRMTLNALQKLFLLRSCTDSFFNNRDRPCLLHQIRRCSAPCVDRISTEDYAELVGDAKDFLGGKSTKVQSKLGAQMQEAAEKMDFELAAVLRDRLKALTFIQGSQAINAEGVGDADIFAMAAKDGAIGIQAFFIRGGQNWGHRAFFPTHVQDVPEDEVLSQFLMQFYEEVPPARNVLIDRELAEAELLAEAMSERAGFKVSLSVPQRGDRRRLIEQARRNAVEALDRRLAEGTTQARLLREVAELFGLPDSPDRIEVYDNSHIQGTNALGAMVVAGPEGFRKGQYRKFNIKRPETIAGDDFGMMREVFGRRFARAQDEDPNREKGDWPDLVLVDGGRGQLNAVTGVLEELGIEDITVVGIAKGPHHGRDGREVFHMMDGREFQLPVNSPVLFYLQRLRDEVHRFAIGAHRAKRAKAMTTSPLDDVPGIGPARKKALLMHFGTAKAVRAASLEDLSKAPGVSKAMSQGIHDFFHAR comes from the coding sequence ATGTCGTCCCCCAACACTCCCGACCGGTTCAACGAAGACAAGGCCACCTTCGCCGTCAAAGGCAGCGACGCGCCCGATCTCGACGCCGGCGTCGCGGCGATCCGCAATGTCGTCGCGACGCTGCCGGTGCGCCCTGGGGTGTACCGGATGCAGGATGCGCGCGGCGATGTGCTGTATGTCGGCAAGGCCAAGGCGCTCAAGAACCGGGTCACCAATTACACCCAGGTCACCCGGCTGACGAAGCGGCTGCAGCGGATGGTGGCGCAGACGCGGTCGATGACGATCGTCACGACCAATAACGAGGCCGAGGCGCTGCTGCTCGAGGCGCAGCTGATCAAGCGTTATCGACCGGCGTACAATGTGCTGCTGCGCGACGACAAGAGCTTCCCCTTCATCCTGCTGCGCGGAGACCATGATTTCCCGCGCGTCCAGCTCCATCGCGGCGCGCGGCGGTCGAAGGGCGATTATTACGGGCCGTTCGCTGGCGCGGGGCAGGTGCGGATGACGCTCAACGCGCTGCAGAAGCTGTTCCTGCTGCGGTCGTGCACCGACAGCTTCTTCAACAATCGCGACCGCCCGTGCCTGCTCCACCAGATTCGTCGTTGCTCGGCCCCTTGCGTCGACCGGATCAGCACTGAGGATTATGCCGAACTCGTCGGCGACGCGAAGGATTTCCTGGGCGGCAAATCCACCAAGGTGCAGAGCAAATTGGGCGCGCAGATGCAGGAGGCCGCCGAGAAGATGGACTTCGAGCTCGCCGCGGTGCTGCGCGACCGGCTGAAGGCGCTGACCTTCATCCAAGGCAGCCAGGCGATCAACGCCGAGGGCGTCGGCGATGCCGATATCTTCGCGATGGCGGCGAAGGATGGCGCGATCGGCATCCAGGCCTTCTTCATCCGCGGCGGGCAGAATTGGGGGCACCGCGCCTTCTTCCCGACGCACGTCCAGGACGTGCCCGAGGACGAAGTGCTCAGCCAGTTCCTGATGCAATTCTATGAGGAGGTGCCGCCCGCGCGCAATGTGCTGATCGACCGCGAGCTGGCCGAGGCCGAGTTGCTTGCCGAGGCGATGAGCGAGCGCGCGGGCTTCAAGGTGTCGCTCTCGGTGCCGCAGCGCGGCGACCGGCGGCGGCTGATCGAACAGGCGCGGCGCAACGCGGTCGAGGCGCTCGACCGGCGGCTGGCCGAGGGGACGACTCAGGCGCGGCTGCTGCGCGAGGTCGCCGAACTGTTCGGCCTGCCCGACAGCCCCGACCGGATCGAGGTGTACGACAACAGCCATATCCAGGGGACCAACGCGCTGGGCGCGATGGTGGTCGCGGGGCCCGAGGGCTTTCGCAAGGGCCAGTATCGCAAGTTCAACATCAAGCGTCCCGAGACGATCGCGGGCGACGATTTCGGCATGATGCGCGAGGTGTTCGGCCGCCGCTTCGCGCGCGCGCAGGACGAAGACCCCAATCGCGAAAAGGGCGACTGGCCCGATCTGGTGCTGGTCGATGGTGGGCGCGGGCAGCTCAATGCGGTGACCGGGGTGCTCGAGGAACTGGGAATCGAGGACATCACGGTGGTTGGCATCGCAAAGGGGCCGCACCATGGCCGCGACGGGCGCGAGGTGTTCCACATGATGGACGGGCGCGAATTCCAGCTACCGGTCAATTCGCCGGTGCTGTTCTACCTCCAGCGGCTACGCGACGAGGTCCACCGCTTCGCGATCGGCGCGCACCGCGCCAAGCGCGCCAAGGCGATGACCACCAGCCCGCTCGACGACGTGCCGGGCATCGGCCCCGCGCGCAAGAAGGCGCTATTGATGCACTTCGGCACCGCCAAGGCTGTGCGCGCCGCGAGCCTGGAGGATCTGTCGAAGGCGCCGGGCGTGTCGAAGGCGATGTCACAGGGAATCCACGACTTTTTCCACGCGCGGTGA
- a CDS encoding DUF3857 domain-containing protein codes for MAVPFALVAGATSAWAGDKPLYEPAPAWVKEAPAPDPANLPADKPQLLISDQQHRIADGGVFAYVRSAVLIANAGMLNEAGTLRLEWLPDQGDLIVHHARILRAGETIDLLAKGERFAVIQRELGLERKMLTGMLTATMNAEGMRVGDVLDFAFTITRKDPVLGGQTSTSMPVLTKPVTAAFARNRLSWDKATPVALRSYFDGAELTPRNAGGFDEVELVGPLPKLPDLPDDMPLRLRPLPMVEASSFADWQAVSRTFAPLYATDGAIAPGSPLAAEVARIKAAGKTPRERAALALQSVQGEIRYLFKGMAGGNYTPQAATQTWSVRYGDCKAKTLLLLAMLRALDIEAEPVLASSDGGDYVPRRLPSAGAFDHVLVRAEIDGASLWLDGTGQGARLSDIDDTPPFRNVLPLRTAGAGLMSLPMRVPARPDVAIWLEIDQTAGIVLPAPYRLRMTMRGQGAEMMRMVTAQGTEDQREAMATQIANQNVGDGRVVSHRLSFDEAANTGSVEIEGIAPAGWGREEGRRYRTIDYAVNTIQFNPDRSRTVWKTIPVATGGPEKMSFTRRVLLPDGGKGYTIEGDRTLPPRLGGMNVTRSFSFDQGVANMEDVIGAAGSEIAPDAIAAERAALTAAERRTLKIMAPADLPRTHELRARAVREGRLKRLDALYAKAIADAEPGDATAYDARARLREGLGDWKGALADVERMVAIDPSGANLYFQAYILYVLGRDAESLAAIEKATAADPSDYNALTYHTARLADAKRHDEALAMIDARIAAGGDEREWATLHKAYLLATQGEIDAAAALADAALGEKPRDVGHLNQRCWLRGQMNVALEAALADCDRAIALGDNPAAALDSRALIHFRAGRLDAARADLEEALALEPDTAAALYLRGLVRQKQGDLKGGATDIADAQAIAPRIADDYTRWGITA; via the coding sequence TTGGCAGTACCGTTTGCGTTGGTTGCGGGCGCGACATCGGCATGGGCGGGGGACAAGCCGCTGTATGAGCCAGCGCCTGCCTGGGTGAAGGAAGCGCCGGCCCCCGATCCCGCGAACCTGCCTGCCGACAAGCCGCAATTGCTCATTTCGGATCAGCAGCACCGCATCGCCGATGGCGGGGTGTTCGCCTATGTCCGCAGCGCGGTGCTGATCGCCAATGCCGGCATGCTCAACGAAGCCGGAACGCTGCGCCTCGAATGGCTGCCCGACCAGGGCGACCTGATCGTCCATCACGCGCGGATCCTGCGCGCGGGCGAGACGATCGACCTGCTTGCCAAGGGCGAACGCTTTGCGGTGATCCAGCGCGAGCTGGGGCTCGAGCGCAAAATGCTCACGGGCATGTTGACCGCGACGATGAACGCCGAGGGGATGCGCGTCGGCGACGTGCTCGACTTCGCCTTTACGATCACGCGCAAGGACCCGGTGCTCGGCGGCCAGACCTCGACGTCGATGCCGGTGCTGACCAAGCCCGTCACGGCGGCGTTCGCGCGCAACCGCCTGTCGTGGGACAAAGCCACGCCGGTCGCGCTGCGAAGCTATTTCGACGGCGCCGAACTGACGCCGCGCAACGCCGGCGGGTTCGACGAGGTCGAGCTGGTCGGGCCGTTGCCCAAATTGCCCGATCTGCCCGACGACATGCCGCTCCGCCTACGTCCCCTGCCGATGGTCGAGGCGAGCAGCTTTGCCGACTGGCAGGCGGTGTCGCGCACCTTTGCGCCGCTATATGCCACCGACGGGGCAATTGCCCCCGGATCGCCGCTCGCCGCCGAGGTCGCGCGGATCAAGGCGGCGGGCAAGACGCCGCGCGAGCGCGCGGCGCTGGCGCTGCAATCAGTGCAGGGTGAGATCCGCTATCTGTTCAAGGGCATGGCGGGGGGCAATTACACCCCGCAGGCGGCAACGCAGACCTGGAGCGTCCGCTATGGCGATTGCAAGGCCAAGACGTTGCTGTTGCTGGCGATGCTCCGCGCGCTCGACATCGAAGCCGAACCTGTGCTGGCGAGCAGCGACGGCGGCGATTATGTGCCGCGCCGACTGCCATCGGCGGGGGCCTTCGATCATGTACTGGTGCGCGCCGAGATCGACGGCGCCTCGCTATGGCTCGACGGCACCGGGCAGGGCGCGCGCCTGTCGGACATCGACGACACCCCGCCGTTCCGCAACGTGCTGCCGCTGCGCACGGCGGGGGCGGGGCTGATGTCGCTGCCGATGCGCGTGCCTGCGCGTCCCGATGTCGCGATCTGGCTCGAAATCGATCAGACCGCGGGGATCGTCTTGCCCGCGCCTTATCGCCTCAGGATGACGATGCGCGGGCAGGGCGCCGAAATGATGCGGATGGTAACCGCGCAGGGCACCGAGGACCAACGCGAGGCGATGGCGACGCAGATCGCCAATCAGAATGTGGGCGATGGTCGCGTCGTGTCGCACCGGCTGAGCTTCGACGAGGCCGCCAATACCGGGTCGGTCGAGATCGAGGGGATCGCGCCCGCCGGCTGGGGGCGCGAAGAGGGCCGCCGCTATCGGACGATCGATTATGCGGTGAACACGATCCAGTTCAATCCCGATCGATCGCGCACCGTGTGGAAAACGATCCCGGTCGCGACCGGCGGTCCTGAGAAAATGTCGTTCACCCGGCGCGTGCTGCTGCCCGATGGCGGGAAGGGATATACGATCGAAGGCGATCGGACCTTGCCCCCGCGGCTGGGGGGCATGAACGTCACGCGCAGCTTCTCGTTCGACCAGGGCGTTGCCAATATGGAGGACGTCATCGGCGCGGCAGGAAGCGAGATCGCGCCCGACGCGATCGCTGCCGAGCGCGCCGCGCTGACCGCCGCCGAACGGCGCACGCTGAAGATCATGGCGCCCGCCGATCTGCCGCGGACGCACGAACTGCGCGCGCGGGCGGTGCGCGAGGGGCGGCTGAAGCGGTTAGACGCGCTGTATGCCAAGGCGATCGCCGATGCCGAGCCGGGCGACGCCACTGCCTATGACGCGCGTGCGCGCCTGCGCGAGGGGCTGGGCGACTGGAAGGGCGCGCTGGCCGATGTCGAGCGCATGGTGGCGATCGACCCAAGTGGGGCGAACCTCTATTTTCAGGCCTATATTCTCTATGTGCTGGGCCGCGACGCAGAGTCGCTCGCGGCGATCGAGAAGGCCACCGCCGCCGATCCTTCGGATTACAACGCGCTGACCTATCACACCGCTCGCCTCGCCGATGCCAAGCGGCACGACGAAGCGCTCGCGATGATCGACGCGCGTATCGCCGCGGGAGGCGACGAGCGCGAATGGGCGACGCTGCACAAGGCGTATCTGCTGGCGACCCAGGGCGAGATCGACGCTGCGGCTGCGCTCGCCGATGCGGCGTTGGGCGAAAAGCCACGTGACGTGGGGCACCTCAACCAGCGTTGCTGGCTGCGCGGGCAGATGAACGTCGCGCTCGAAGCCGCGCTTGCCGATTGCGACCGCGCGATCGCGCTGGGGGATAATCCTGCCGCCGCGCTCGATAGTCGTGCGCTGATCCATTTTCGCGCAGGACGGCTCGATGCCGCGCGCGCCGATCTCGAAGAGGCGCTGGCGCTCGAGCCCGACACCGCGGCGGCACTGTATCTGCGCGGCCTGGTGCGCCAGAAGCAGGGCGACCTGAAGGGTGGCGCCACCGATATCGCCGACGCCCAGGCAATCGCGCCGCGCATCGCCGATGATTATACCCGCTGGGGGATCACCGCCTGA
- a CDS encoding polysaccharide deacetylase family protein — protein sequence MTTRVFLTVDTELMWRHHAAGLPVAEQIARSIEPAGVGVGYQLRMLAEHGLKATFFVDPMPARTYGLDVVKAIVAPILAAGQEVQLHLHPNWAGAVAGDGGTAHARFELVDYTLAEQRDLIAEAAALLVAAGVPQPVAFRSGSYAANDDTLAALAELGFGYDSSHNGSEHPWPSAITLPVRQIAPVRHRDVIECPVTLIEDAPGKLRHFQICALSVAEMRAALDHAAREDHAAVTIVSHGFELAARTGTRANRVHMRRFEALCAMLAARAEAMPTTWYAEAGGLRLGQGDAPLGPNVVRTRLRQAEQLWSNMVEERAA from the coding sequence ATGACGACCCGCGTGTTCCTCACCGTCGATACCGAGCTGATGTGGCGGCACCACGCCGCTGGGCTGCCGGTGGCCGAACAGATCGCGCGGTCGATCGAGCCCGCGGGGGTGGGGGTGGGCTATCAGCTGCGCATGCTCGCGGAACATGGACTCAAGGCGACGTTCTTCGTCGATCCGATGCCCGCGCGCACCTATGGGCTCGACGTCGTCAAGGCGATCGTCGCGCCGATCCTGGCGGCGGGGCAGGAGGTGCAGTTGCACCTCCACCCCAATTGGGCAGGCGCGGTGGCGGGCGATGGGGGGACGGCGCATGCGCGCTTCGAGCTGGTCGATTATACGCTGGCCGAGCAGCGCGACCTGATCGCCGAGGCGGCGGCGCTGCTGGTGGCGGCGGGGGTGCCGCAGCCGGTGGCGTTTCGCAGCGGCAGCTATGCCGCCAATGACGATACGCTGGCGGCGCTCGCCGAATTGGGCTTCGGCTATGACAGCAGCCATAACGGGTCCGAGCATCCGTGGCCGAGCGCGATCACGCTGCCGGTGCGGCAGATCGCGCCGGTGCGGCATCGCGACGTGATCGAATGCCCGGTGACATTGATCGAGGATGCGCCGGGGAAGCTTCGCCATTTCCAGATCTGCGCGCTGTCGGTGGCCGAGATGCGCGCGGCGCTCGACCATGCCGCGCGCGAGGATCATGCGGCGGTGACGATCGTCAGCCACGGCTTCGAGCTGGCGGCGCGGACGGGAACGCGCGCCAATCGCGTGCATATGCGGCGGTTCGAGGCGCTGTGCGCGATGCTGGCGGCACGGGCCGAGGCGATGCCGACGACGTGGTATGCCGAGGCTGGCGGGTTGCGGCTGGGGCAGGGCGATGCGCCGCTGGGGCCGAATGTGGTGCGGACGCGGTTGCGGCAGGCCGAGCAGCTTTGGTCGAACATGGTCGAGGAACGGGCGGCGTGA
- a CDS encoding GNAT family N-acetyltransferase: MPNGAAGVVVRDLPLNFRVGARTVFAFPRRLVRIAVSLADAIEGRPPALPPLPADADGYSILSLPAGYPIVLPGMLAAERQRYPRYFADLALGWDAYHAGLSGNLRSGLKRKAKKLAAASGGAIDIRRYRTPAQLEAFQAIARPLAAETYQEKLLAMGLPGDAGFVAEMLRLAAADRVRAWLLFVGGEAAAYLYCPIDGGDVLYEYVGHAERFDALSPGSVLQAEALRDLMAEGGLARFDFTEGEGQHKRQFSTGHVDCADWLVLRATLANRVALAALRAFDAGVARLKLVVSSR; encoded by the coding sequence ATGCCCAACGGGGCGGCGGGGGTGGTTGTCCGAGACCTGCCACTCAACTTCCGTGTTGGGGCGCGCACAGTATTCGCGTTCCCTCGCCGGCTGGTGCGGATCGCGGTGTCGCTTGCCGATGCGATCGAGGGGCGACCGCCCGCGCTGCCGCCGCTACCCGCGGATGCCGACGGCTATTCGATCCTCTCGCTGCCCGCGGGGTACCCGATCGTGCTGCCGGGGATGCTCGCCGCAGAACGCCAGCGTTACCCACGCTACTTCGCCGACCTGGCGCTCGGGTGGGATGCCTATCACGCCGGGCTGTCGGGCAATCTGCGATCGGGGTTGAAGCGCAAGGCCAAGAAGCTGGCGGCGGCGTCGGGCGGGGCGATCGACATTCGCCGGTATCGGACGCCCGCCCAACTCGAAGCCTTTCAGGCGATCGCGCGGCCGCTGGCGGCGGAGACGTATCAGGAGAAATTGCTGGCGATGGGCCTGCCCGGGGACGCGGGGTTCGTCGCCGAGATGCTGCGGCTGGCGGCGGCGGATAGGGTGCGCGCGTGGCTGTTGTTCGTCGGTGGCGAGGCGGCGGCGTATCTCTATTGCCCGATCGATGGCGGCGACGTGCTGTACGAATATGTCGGCCATGCCGAGCGCTTCGACGCGCTGTCGCCCGGGAGCGTGTTGCAGGCCGAGGCGCTGCGCGATCTGATGGCCGAGGGCGGGCTGGCGCGGTTCGACTTCACCGAGGGCGAGGGGCAGCATAAGCGGCAATTCTCGACCGGGCATGTCGATTGCGCCGATTGGCTGGTGCTGCGCGCGACGCTGGCGAACCGGGTGGCGCTGGCGGCGTTGCGGGCGTTCGACGCGGGGGTGGCGCGGTTGAAGCTGGTGGTTTCTTCTCGCTGA
- the recO gene encoding DNA repair protein RecO gives MHLSSPAIVLSVRPHGEHGAIVRALTPRDGVQPGYVRGGRSRAIRPVLQPANAILGEWRARTDVQLAALTVELVHSRAPLFDEALPAAALEWLTALTATLLPEAQPYPQIYAALDAVVDAVEAAPSARGWAGSIARYELLLLAELGFGLALEECVVTGAREHLAFVSPKSGGAVSRAAASGYEARLLALPAFLQAGGEAGWNEVFAGLAITRHFLERDLLTGRAAEVLAARGRLVERLQRAVA, from the coding sequence ATGCACCTTTCCTCCCCCGCCATCGTCCTGTCGGTGCGCCCGCATGGCGAGCATGGGGCGATCGTGCGGGCGCTTACCCCGCGCGACGGGGTGCAGCCGGGCTATGTGCGCGGCGGGCGATCGCGGGCGATACGGCCGGTGTTGCAGCCCGCCAACGCGATCCTGGGCGAATGGCGCGCGCGTACCGATGTCCAGCTGGCGGCGCTGACGGTCGAGCTGGTCCATAGCCGCGCGCCGTTGTTCGACGAGGCGCTGCCCGCCGCCGCGCTCGAATGGCTGACCGCGCTCACCGCGACCTTGCTGCCCGAGGCGCAGCCCTATCCGCAGATCTATGCCGCGCTCGATGCGGTGGTCGACGCGGTCGAGGCGGCGCCCTCGGCGCGCGGCTGGGCGGGAAGCATCGCGCGCTATGAATTGCTGCTGCTCGCCGAACTGGGGTTCGGGTTGGCGCTCGAGGAATGCGTGGTGACCGGCGCGCGCGAACATTTGGCGTTCGTCAGCCCCAAGAGCGGCGGCGCGGTGAGCCGCGCGGCGGCGAGCGGCTATGAGGCGCGGCTGCTGGCGTTGCCGGCGTTCCTGCAGGCGGGCGGCGAGGCAGGTTGGAATGAGGTGTTTGCTGGTCTCGCGATCACGCGGCATTTCCTCGAGCGCGACTTGCTGACCGGGCGCGCTGCCGAGGTGCTGGCGGCGCGCGGGCGGCTGGTCGAACGGTTGCAGCGCGCGGTTGCGTGA
- the leuB gene encoding 3-isopropylmalate dehydrogenase, which produces MPQLIAILPGDGIGPEVTAEARRVLETLGLDLRFEEAPVGGAAYDATGHPLPPATLDLARRADAVLFGAVGDSRYDGLARALRPEQAILGLRKELGLFANLRPAKLFAGLEDASALRPEIAARIDLVIVRELTGDVYFGLKSRGTTAEGLREGRDLMRYDEAEVARIARVGFETARTRGGRLCSVDKANVLETSQLWRDVVIEVSVEYPDVALTHMYVDNAAMQMVRDPGQFDVIVTGNLFGDILSDQASMCAGSIGMLPSAALDGSGKGLYEPIHGSAPDIAGQGLANPAAAILSAAMLLRHSLGMAEPADRIEAAVAAAIVGGARTRDLGGTLSTRAMADAILTQL; this is translated from the coding sequence ATGCCGCAGTTGATCGCCATATTGCCCGGGGACGGGATCGGACCTGAAGTGACCGCCGAGGCACGGCGCGTGCTCGAGACGCTCGGCCTCGACCTGCGCTTCGAGGAAGCGCCGGTGGGCGGGGCGGCCTATGACGCGACGGGGCATCCGCTGCCGCCCGCGACGCTCGATCTCGCGCGGCGTGCCGATGCGGTGCTGTTCGGTGCGGTGGGCGATTCGCGCTATGACGGGCTGGCGCGTGCGCTTCGCCCCGAACAGGCGATCCTGGGCTTGCGCAAGGAATTGGGGCTGTTCGCCAATCTGCGCCCCGCCAAATTGTTCGCCGGATTAGAGGACGCATCGGCGCTGCGCCCCGAGATCGCCGCGCGGATCGACCTGGTCATCGTGCGCGAGTTGACCGGCGACGTCTATTTCGGGCTGAAGTCGCGCGGCACCACCGCCGAGGGCTTGCGCGAAGGCCGCGACCTGATGCGCTATGACGAGGCCGAAGTCGCACGGATCGCGCGCGTCGGCTTCGAAACCGCGCGCACCCGTGGCGGGCGGCTATGCTCGGTCGACAAGGCCAATGTGCTCGAAACCTCGCAATTGTGGCGCGACGTGGTGATCGAGGTGTCGGTCGAGTATCCCGATGTCGCGCTCACGCATATGTATGTCGACAACGCCGCGATGCAGATGGTGCGCGATCCGGGGCAGTTCGACGTGATCGTCACCGGCAATCTGTTCGGTGACATCCTGTCGGATCAGGCGAGCATGTGCGCGGGGTCGATCGGGATGCTGCCCTCGGCCGCGCTCGATGGGTCGGGCAAGGGGCTGTACGAGCCGATCCACGGCTCGGCTCCCGATATCGCGGGGCAGGGGCTGGCCAATCCCGCCGCGGCGATCCTGTCGGCGGCGATGCTGCTGCGGCATTCGCTAGGGATGGCCGAGCCAGCCGACCGGATCGAGGCGGCGGTGGCGGCGGCGATCGTCGGCGGCGCGCGGACGCGCGATCTTGGCGGCACGCTCTCGACCCGCGCGATGGCCGATGCGATCCTGACCCAGCTATGA
- a CDS encoding glycosyltransferase, translating to MSPMLELAVVVPVFNERGNIAPMVAALDRALAGRHWEVIFVDDDSPDGTAEAVREIGRGDDRVRVIQRIGRRGLSTACIEGMCATAAPLVAVIDGDMQHDETLLPAMADALAADAALDVVIGSRFVAGGGTGAWDRDRVAKSALATRRSRRVLKADLSDPMSGFFMIRAPLVRALAPTLSGIGFKILLDIMTASPRPLNFKELPYMFRTRGEGESKLDHVVAMEYLIALYDRMFGRLVPVRFVMFGAIGALGVVVHMAVLAPIVALWGERAFIGGQVAATLVAMTFNFFLNNMLTYRDRRLKGTRELLAGLVSFALVCSVGLAANVGVATYLHSAQSNYWAVSALAGIVVGAVWNFALSSRFTWGRYGRRAAG from the coding sequence ATGAGCCCCATGCTGGAACTGGCGGTGGTCGTTCCGGTATTCAACGAGCGCGGCAACATCGCGCCGATGGTCGCGGCGCTTGATCGCGCGCTGGCGGGGCGGCATTGGGAAGTCATCTTCGTCGATGACGACAGCCCCGACGGCACCGCAGAGGCGGTGCGCGAGATAGGGCGGGGCGATGATCGCGTGCGGGTGATCCAGCGCATTGGCCGGCGCGGCCTGTCGACCGCGTGTATCGAGGGGATGTGTGCGACCGCCGCGCCGCTGGTGGCGGTGATCGACGGCGATATGCAGCATGACGAGACGTTGCTGCCAGCAATGGCCGATGCGCTGGCGGCCGACGCGGCGCTCGATGTGGTGATCGGCTCGCGCTTCGTCGCGGGCGGTGGCACCGGGGCTTGGGATCGTGACCGGGTGGCGAAGTCGGCGCTGGCGACGCGGCGGTCGCGGCGCGTGCTCAAGGCCGATCTCAGCGACCCGATGAGCGGTTTCTTCATGATCCGCGCGCCATTGGTGCGCGCCTTGGCGCCGACGCTCTCGGGCATCGGCTTCAAGATCTTGCTCGACATCATGACCGCCAGTCCGCGGCCGCTGAACTTCAAGGAATTGCCCTATATGTTCCGCACCCGCGGCGAAGGCGAAAGCAAGCTCGATCACGTGGTCGCGATGGAATATCTGATCGCGCTCTACGATCGGATGTTCGGGCGGCTGGTGCCGGTGCGCTTCGTGATGTTCGGCGCGATCGGTGCCCTGGGGGTGGTGGTGCATATGGCGGTGCTGGCGCCGATCGTCGCTCTTTGGGGCGAGCGGGCTTTCATCGGCGGGCAGGTCGCCGCGACATTGGTGGCGATGACCTTCAACTTCTTCCTGAACAACATGCTGACCTATCGCGACCGGCGGCTGAAGGGCACGCGCGAGCTGCTGGCGGGGCTGGTGTCGTTCGCGCTGGTGTGCAGCGTCGGGCTGGCGGCGAATGTCGGCGTCGCGACCTATCTGCATTCGGCGCAGTCGAACTATTGGGCGGTGTCGGCGCTGGCGGGGATCGTCGTGGGGGCGGTGTGGAATTTCGCGCTTTCGTCGCGCTTCACCTGGGGGCGGTATGGGCGCCGGGCGGCGGGCTAG
- a CDS encoding phospholipid carrier-dependent glycosyltransferase, with protein sequence MRLAHRPLLVALLIGLAAQALFSIQLGRPTNLVFDEVHYVPAARTMLALAEPANTEHPPLAKALIAIGIALFGDNPIGWRAMSTLAGTATVLGGFAILMLGFGRVRVAALGAYLLAINQTVFVQARIAMLDGFLGAFVTCGIAALLWAMRARPEQRMARIVLAGALLGCAVAVKWSAAPYVAVACLAVLLLSPVRPELVEGPSFFSTGERKNIASTGSARTGIGGRALAAVILGLTALAAYFATFTPAFFYARDALTLADLLPLQQQMYAQQTVVLRPHPYQSDWWSWPLMLRPIWYYYERDLGIMRGILLLGNPAIFWSGLVAVAACLGAGLRGSRAHLALALLWLFSIAIYVVIPKSLGFFYYYHLSGIFVTLAIPPALILFKRGNADLWFATAATAVFVYFYPIIAAAPLPNDQAFLRWMWFASWR encoded by the coding sequence ATGCGCCTCGCCCACCGCCCGCTTCTTGTCGCCCTGCTGATCGGCCTCGCCGCGCAGGCATTGTTCAGCATCCAGCTCGGCCGCCCGACCAATCTGGTGTTCGACGAGGTCCATTACGTCCCCGCCGCGCGGACGATGCTGGCGCTCGCCGAGCCCGCGAACACTGAGCACCCTCCGCTCGCCAAGGCGCTGATCGCGATCGGTATCGCGCTGTTCGGTGACAATCCGATCGGCTGGCGGGCGATGTCGACGCTGGCGGGCACCGCGACGGTGCTCGGCGGCTTCGCGATCCTGATGCTGGGGTTCGGGCGGGTGCGGGTCGCGGCGCTCGGCGCATATCTGCTGGCGATCAACCAGACGGTGTTCGTCCAGGCGCGGATCGCGATGCTCGACGGGTTCCTGGGGGCGTTCGTCACCTGCGGGATCGCGGCATTGCTGTGGGCGATGCGCGCGCGGCCCGAGCAGAGGATGGCGCGGATCGTGCTGGCGGGGGCGTTGCTCGGGTGCGCGGTGGCGGTGAAATGGTCGGCCGCGCCCTATGTCGCGGTGGCGTGTCTGGCGGTGTTGCTTCTTTCCCCCGTCCGTCCTGAGCTTGTCGAAGGACCGTCCTTCTTCTCGACCGGGGAAAGAAAGAACATTGCTTCGACAGGCTCAGCGCGAACGGGGATAGGTGGCCGCGCGCTCGCCGCCGTCATCCTCGGCCTCACCGCCCTCGCAGCCTATTTCGCCACCTTTACCCCCGCCTTCTTCTATGCCCGCGACGCGCTTACCCTCGCCGACCTGCTCCCGCTCCAGCAGCAGATGTACGCGCAGCAAACCGTGGTCCTTCGCCCCCACCCCTATCAGTCCGACTGGTGGAGCTGGCCGCTGATGCTGCGCCCGATCTGGTATTATTACGAGCGCGACCTGGGGATCATGCGCGGGATCCTGCTGCTCGGAAATCCCGCGATCTTCTGGAGCGGGCTGGTCGCCGTCGCCGCCTGCCTAGGGGCCGGCCTGCGCGGGTCGCGCGCGCATCTGGCGCTGGCGTTGCTGTGGCTATTCTCGATCGCGATCTATGTCGTGATCCCCAAATCGCTCGGCTTCTTCTATTACTATCACCTCTCGGGCATCTTCGTGACGCTAGCGATCCCGCCCGCGCTGATCCTGTTCAAGCGTGGCAACGCCGATCTTTGGTTCGCGACGGCGGCAACCGCGGTCTTCGTCTATTTCTACCCGATCATCGCCGCCGCGCCGCTGCCGAACGACCAGGCGTTCCTGCGCTGGATGTGGTTCGCCAGCTGGCGCTAG